Below is a window of Schistocerca cancellata isolate TAMUIC-IGC-003103 chromosome 4, iqSchCanc2.1, whole genome shotgun sequence DNA.
cgtctcacacggtctgcatgtacagcatgaacgctggtccaactgaggcgccaggtggaaatggcatggcaagccgttccacaggactacatccagcatctctacgatcgtctccatgggagaatagcagcctgcattgctgcgaaaggtggttatacactgtactagtgccgacattgtgcatgctctgttgcctgtgtctatgtgcctgtggttctgtcagtgtgatcatgtgatgtatctgaccccaggaatgtgtcaataaagtttccccttcctgggacaatgaattcacggtgttcttatttcaatttccaggagtgtatttcgtgaacctttgacgattcagactatgtcctaccaacccattctttctttttgtcaagtagtgccacaagtttatcttctcccatttttgcattattcccatatttgcgtttttcccatatttgcggttttgccatatttacgtttctgccatatttgcatttctgccatattagcgtttctgccatatttgcgtttttgccatatttgcgtttctgccatatttgcatttctgccataattgcgtttttgccatatttgcgtttttgccatatttttgtttttgccatatttgcgtttttgccatatttgcgttttttccatatttgcgtctttgccatatttgcgtctttggcatatttgcatctttgccatatttgcgtctttgccgtatgtgcatctttgccatatttgcgtctttgccgtattttcgtttttgccgtatttgcatctttgccgtatttgcgtttttgtcgtatttgcgtttttgccatatttgcgtttttgccatattagagtttttgccatatttgtgttttcgccatatttgcgtttttgccatatttgcgttcttgccatatttgggtttttcccatatttgcgtttttcccattatttaGTTTGTTCCCATTATTGCGTtttctgtcatatttgcgttttttgtcatatttgcctttttgccatatttgggtttatgccatatttgcgtttatgccatatctgcGTTTATGTGATATCTGCGTTTATGCCATTTCTGCGtgtttgccaaatctgcgtttttgccatatctgcgtttttgccatatctgcgttttttccATTGCGTTTTTCAAGTTTTTGCGTTTTAcctatatttgtgtctttgccatttttgcgtctttgccatatttgcgtctttgccatatttgtgtctttgtcatatttgcgtctttgccatatttgccatTCTTGCAATTTTTGGTTTTTGCCATTCTTgcgttttttgccatttttgcgtttttgtcatttttgcgtttttgccatttttgcgttttcgccattattgcgtttttgccatttttgatgttttttcttttctttgtgtttttgccattgtttcgtttttgccatttttgcgttatccccatattttcgattttcccatattttcgattttcccatattttcgattttcccatattttcgattttcccatagttgcgtttttgccatatttgcgttcttgccatatttgcgttcttatcatatttgcgtttgtgccatatttgcgttcttgccttatttgcgtttttgccatatttgcgtttttgccagatttgcgtttttgccatatttgtgtttttcccacatttgcgtttctcatatatttcgtgaaccttcgacgattcagactatgtcctaccaacccattctttctttttgtcaagtagtgccacaagtttatcttctcccatttttgcatatttcccatatttgcgtttttcccatatttgcgtttcttccatatttgcgtttctgccatatttgcgtttctgtcatattagcgtttctgccatatttgcttttttcccatatttgcgtttttcccatatttgcgtttttcccatatatgcgtttttcccatatttgcgtttttctcatatttgcgtttctcatatatttcgttcaCCTTCgatgattcagactatgtccttccaacccattctttattttagtcaagttgtgccagaagtttatcttctcccattattgcatttttcccatatttgcgtttttttcatattttcgtatttcctatatttgcgttttcccatatgtgcgtttttcccatatttgcgtttttcccagttttgcgtttttccaatatttgcgtctttgccatatttgcatctttgccatatttgcgacttttccatatttgcgtctttgccatgtttgtgtctttgccatttctgccttttttgcgtttttgcaaatttttgcgttttttgccatttttgcgtttttgtaatttttgcgtttttgtcatttttgcgtttttgccatttttgcgattttgccatttttgcgttttttccaaTTTTGCGGTTTTGAATtttagcgtttttgccatatttgcgtttttgccaattttgcgattttgccatttttgcgtttttgcaacttttgcctttttgccatatttgtgtttttgccatttttgcgtttttgccatttttgcgtttttgacatttttgcgtttttgccatatttgcgtttttggcatatttgcgtttttggcatatttgcgtttttgttatatttgcatttttgccatatgtgcgtatttgaaatatttgcgtttttgccatatttgcgtttttcccatatttgcgtttctcatatatttcgtgaaccttcgacgattcagactatgacctaccaaccaattctttctttttgtcaagttgtgccacaagtttatcttctcccatttttccatgtttcccatattagcgtttctcccatatttgcgtttctgccatatttgcgtttctgccatatttgcgtttctgccatatttgcgtttctaccatatttgcatttctgccatatttgcgttcttgccatatttgtgttcttgccattttagcgttcttgccatatttgtgttttgccatatttgcgttcttgccatattcgcgttcttgccatatttgcggtcttgccatatttgcgttcttaccgtatttgcgtttttcccttttttgcaattttcacatatttgcgtttttcacatatttgcgtttttcccatacttgcgtttatctgatatttgcgtttttcccatatttgcgttttttcataTTTGCGGTTATCCCATATTTTCGTATTTCCCATATTTAcgctttacccatatttgcgtttttcccatatttgcgtttttcccatatttgcttttctcCTAAATTTCGTGAACCTTCattgattcagactatgtcctaccaaccccttctttatttttttcaagttgtgccacaagtttatcttctcccatttttgcattttcccatatttgcatttttcccatattttcgtttttcccatatttgcgtttttcacattattgcgtttttcccatatttgcgttattgccatatttatttttttgccatatttccatttttgctatttttgcgttttcgccatatttccatttttgccatttttgcattttagtcatatttgcgtttttgccatattttcgtatttgccatttttgcgtttttgccatttttacatttttgccatatttgcattcttgccatatttacgttcttgccatatttgcatttttcccttttttgcgtttttcccatattagcgttttcccatatttgcgtttctcatatatttcgtgaaccttcgacgattcagactatgtcttaccaacccattctttctttttgtcaagttgtgccacaagtttatcttctcccatttttgcaataattcccatatttgcgtttttcccatatttgcgtttttgccatatttgcgtttctgccatattttgtgtttttcccatatttgcgtttttcccatttttgcgtttttccatatttgcgtttttcccatatttgcatttttcccatatctgcgtctttcccatatgtgcgtctttcccgtatctgcgtctttcccgtatctgcgtctatcccgtatctgcgtctgtcccgtatctgtgtCTGGCCCGTATCTGCGCCTGTCatgtatctgcgtctgtcccgtatctgcatctgtcccgtatctgcgtctgtcccatatctgcgtctgtcccgtatctgcgtctgtgccatatctgcgtttgtcccgtatctgcgtttgtcccgtatctgcgtttgtccCGAATCTGcgttgtcccgtatctgcgtctgtcccgtatcggCGTCTGTCCAGTATCTGCATCTGTCCCATAtatgcgtctgtcccgtatctgcgtctgtcctgtATCTGCGTTTGTTCCCATATTTTAGTTTGTTCCCATATTTGGTtttctgtcatatttgcgttttttgtaatatttgcgtttttgccatatttgcgttcatgcaatatctgcgtttatgccgtatctgcgtttttgccaaatctgcatttttgccaaatctgcgtttttgccaaatctgcgtttttgccaagtctgcgtttttgccaaatctgctttTTTTCCAAATCTGTCATTTTTCCAAATCTGCTTTTTTGCCAAATCTgtctttttgccaaatctgcgtttctgccaaatctgcgtttttgctaTATCTGCGATTTTGCGATATCTGCGattttgccattttttcgtttttgccatttttgcgttttttgccacttttgcgttttttgacacatttgcgttttttgccatttttgcgtattTGCCATTTTTGCGTGTTTGCCATTATTGCGgttttgccattttttcgtttttgccaaatttgcgtttatgCCAATTGTGCGTTAttgccatttttgcttttttgccatttttgcgtttttgccatttttgcgtttttgccatttttgcgtttttgccatttttgcgtatttgctatatttgcctttttgccatatttgcgtttttcccatatttgcgtttttgccatatttgcgtttctgccatattttgtgtttttcccatatttgcgtttttcccatatttgcgttttttcatatttgcgtttttcccctatttgcatttttcccatatctgcgtctttcccgtatctgcgtctatcccgtatctgcgtctgtctcgtatctgtgtctgtcccgtatctgcgccTGTCatgtatctgcgtctgtcccgtatctgcatctgtcccgtatctgcgtctgtcccatatctgcgtctgtcccgtatctgcgtctgtgccatatctgcgtttgtcccgtatctgcgtttgtcccgtatctgcgtttgtccCGAATCTGcgttgtcccgtatctgcgtctgtcccgtatcggCGTCTGTCCAGTATCTGCATCTGTCCCATAtatgcgtctgtcccgtatctgcgtctgtcctgtATCTGCGTTTGTTCCCATATTTTAGTTTGTTCCCATATTTGGTtttctgtcatatttgcgttttttgaaatatttgcgtttttgccatatttgcgttcatgCCATATCCTCGTTTATGCCATATCTgcatttttgccaaatctgcgtttttgccaaatctgcgtttttgccaagtctgcgtttttgccaaatctgctttTTTTCCAAATCTGTCTTTTTTCCAAATCTGCTTTTTGCCAAATCTgtctttttgccaaatctgcgtttttgccaaatctgcgtttttgccatatctgcgattTTGCGATATCTGCGATTttgccatttttttcgtttttgccatttttgcgttttttgccacttttgcgttttttgacacatttgcgttttttgccttttttgcgtaTTTGCCATTTTTGCGTGTTTGCCattattgcgtttttgccattttttcgtttttgccaaTTTTGCGTTTATGCCAATTTTGCGttattgccatttttgcgtttttgccatttttgtttttttgccatttttgcgtttttgccattttttcgtttttgccatttttgcgtttttgccattattGCGTTtatgctatatttgcgtttttgccatatttgcgtttttgcaatatttgcgttttccccatatttgcgattttcccgtatttgcgtttttaccgtatttgcgtttttgccgtatttgtgtttttgccgtatttgcgtttttgccatatttgcgtttttgccatatttgcgttgttgccatatttgcgttgttgccatattggtgtttttgccatatttgcgcttttccgatATTTgcctttctcatatatttcgtgaaccttggacgattcagactatgtccaaccaacccattctttctttttgtcaagttgtgccacaagattaTCTTCtcgcatttttgcatttttcacatatttgcgtttctcccatatttgggtttttcccatatttgaatttttgccatatttgcgtttttaccatattttcgtttctgccatatttgcgttcttgccatgtttgcgttcttgccatattttcggtctatcatatttgcgtttttcttatatttgcgttttttccatatttgcgtatttcccatatttgcgtttttcccatatttgcgtttttcccatatttgcctttttcacatatttgtgtatttcccatatttgcgtttctcttatacactcctggaaatggaaaaaagaacacattgacaccggtgtgtcagacccaccatatttgctccggacactggtagagggctgtacaagcaatgatcacacgcacggcacagcggacacaccaggaaccgcggtgttggccgtcgaatggcactagctgtgcagcatttgtgcaccgacgtcgtcagtgtcagccagtttgccgtggcatacggagctccatcgcagtctttaacactggtagcatgccgcgacagcatggacgtgaaccgtatgtgcagttgacggactttgagcgagggtgtatagtgggcatgcgggatgcccggtggacgtactgccgaattgctcaacacgtggggcgtgaggtctccacagtacattgatgttgtcgccagtggtcggcggaaggtgcacgtgcccgtcgacctgggaccagaccgcagcgacgcacggatgcacgccaagaccgtaggatcctacgcagtgccatgaagctgggctacggtcccgcacaccgttaggccgtcttccactcacgccccaacatcgtgcagcccgactaaagtggtgtcgcgacaggcgtgaatggagggacgaatggagacgtgtcgtcttcagcaatgagagtcgcttctgccttggtgccaatgatggtcgtatgcgtttttggcgccgtgcaggtgagcgccacaatcaggactgcatacgaccgaggcacacagggccaacacccggcatcatggtgtggggaacgatctcctacactggccgtacaccactggtgatcgtcgaggggacactgaatagtgcacggtacagccaaaccgtcatcaaacccatcgttctaccattcctagaccagcaagggaacttgctgttccaacaggacaatgcacgtccgcatgtatcccgtgccacccaacgtgctctagaaggtgtaattcaactaccctggaaagcaagatctccggatctgtcccccattgagcatgtttgggactggatgaagcgtcgtctcacgcggtctgcacgtccagcacgaaagctggtccaactgaggcgccaggtggaaaagtcatggcaagccgttccacaggactacatccagcatctctacgatcgtctccatgggagaatagcagcctgcattgctgcgaaaggtggatatacactgtactagtgccgacattgtgcatgctctgttgcctgtgtctatgtgcctgtggttctgtcagtgtgatcatgtgatgtatctgaccccaggaatgtgtcaataaagtttccccttcctgggacaatgaattcacggtgttctaatttcagtttccaggagtgtatttcgtgaacctttgatgattcagactatgtcctaccaacccattctttctttttgtcaagttgtgccataagttgGTCTCCTCCCAtttttgcattattcccatatttgcgtttttccatatttgcgttcttgccatatttgtgtttctgccatatttgcatttctgccatatttgcgtttttgccatatttgcgtctttgccatatttgcgtttttgccatatttgcgtctttgccgtaTTTGCGCTTTtgtcgtatttgcgtttttgccatatttgagtttttgccatatttgagttttcgccatatttgcgtttttgccatatttgcgttcttgccatatttgcgtttttcccatatttgcgtttttcccatattttagtttgttcccatatttgcgttttctgtcatatttacgattttttgtcatatttgcgtttttgccatatttgggtttatgccatatttgcgtttatgccatatctgcGTTTATGTCGTATCTGTGTttatgccatatctgcgtttttgccaaatctgcgtttttgcacAATCTGCTTTTTTGCAAAATccgcgtttttgccaaatctgcgtttttgccaaatctgcgttttcgccatatctgcgtttttgctatatctgcgtttttgccatatctgcgtttttgccatatctgcgtttttgccatatctgcgattttgccatatcagcgtttttgccatatatgcgtttttgaAATTTCTGCGTTTTTGCCGAAACTGCATTATTGCCATATCTgtatttttgccatatctgcgtttttgccatatctgcgtttttcccatttttgcgtttctcccatttttgcgtttttccaacatttgtgtCTCTGCCATTTTTgcatctttgccatgtttgcgtctttgccatatttgtgggtTTGCCATATTTGCCAttcttgccatttttgcgtttttgccgttcttgcgttttttgccatttttgcgtttttgtaaattttgcatttttgccatttttgcgtatttgccatttttgcgtttttgccatttttgatgttttttccttcttcgcgtttttgccatttttgcgtttttgccatttttgcgtttttgccatttttgcatttttgccatttttgctcttttgccatttttgcgtttttgccatttgtgcgtttttgccatttttgcgttatccccatattttcgattttcccatattttcgattttcccatatttgcgtttttgccatatttgctttcttgccatattttcgtttttgccatattatcatttttcccatattttcgtttctcatatttttcgtgaacctttgacgattcagactatgtcctaacaacccattctttctttttgtcatgttgtgccacatgtTTATCatctcccatttttgcatgtttcccgtatttgcgtttttcccatatttgcgtttctgccatatttgcgtttctgccatatttgcgtttctgctatatttgcgtttctgccatatttgcgtttctgccatatttgcgttcttgccatatttgcgttcttgcaatATTAGTGTTCTTGCCATATTtgagttcttgccatatttgcgttcttgccatatttgcgttcttgccatatttgcgatgTGCCATATTTATGTTCTTGCCATATttgattttttcccttttttgcgttttcccatatttgcgtttttcccatatttgcgtttttcccgtatttgcgtttttcccatatttgcgtttttcccatattttcgattttcccatatttgcgtttttcccatatttgcgtacaTGCCATATTTTCCTTTTTgcaatattagcgtttttcccatattttcgtttctcatatatttcgtgaaccttcgacgattcagactatgtcctaccaacccattctttatttttgtcaagttgtgccacaagtttatcttctcccatttttgcatttttcccatatttgcgttttttccatattttcgtttttcccatatttgcgtttttcccatatttgcgtttctgccatatttgcgtttctgccatatttgcgtttctgccatatttgcatttctgctgTATTTGCGTTCTTgcaatatttgcgttcttgccatatttgcgttcttgccatatttgcgttcttgccatatttgtgttttgccatatttgtgttcttgccatatttctgttcttgccatatttgcggtcttgccatatttgcgttcttaccatatttgcgtttttccttttttgcgtttttcccatatttgcgtttttcccatatttgcatttttcacatatatgcgtttttcccatatttgtgtttatccgatgtttgcgtttttcccatatttgcgtttttcccatatttgcggttttcccatattttcgtatttcccatatttgctctttactcatatttgcgtttttcccatttttgcgtttttcccatatttgcttttctcCTAAATTTCGTGAACCTTCATTGATTCAGACTATGTCCAACCaacccattctttatttttgtcaagttgtgccacaagtttatcttctcccatttttgcattttcccatatttgcatttttcccatatttgcgtttttaccatatttgcgtttttgccatatttgcgattttgccatatttgcgtttttgctgtatttgcgtttttcccatatttgcgtttctcatatatttcgtgaaccttcgacgattcagactatgtcctaccaacccattctttctttttgtcaagttgtgccactagtttatcttctcccattattgcatgtttcccatatttgcgtttttcacatatttgcgtttctgccatatttgtgtttctgcaatatttgcgattctgccatatttgcgtttctgccatatttgcgtttctgccatatttgcgttcatgCCATATTtccgttcttgccatatttgcgttcttgccatatttgcggtgTTGCCTTATTTGCGTTGttgtcatatttgcgttcttgccatatatgcgtttttcccttttttgcgtttttcccttatttgcgtttttcccatatttgtgtatttcccatatttgcgtttttgccatatttccgtttttgccatttttgcgttttcgccatatttccgtttttgccatttttgcgttttagtcatattttcgtttttgccatatttgcgtttttgccatatttgcgtttttgccatatttgcgtttttgccatttttgcgtttttgccattttttcgtttctgccattttcgcgttttccccatatttgtgattttccaatatttgcatttttgccatatttgcgtttttgccatttttgcgtttttgccattttttcgtttttgccattttcgcgttttccccatatttgcgattttcccatatttgcgtttttgccatatttgcgtttttgccatatttgcgtttttgccagatttgcgtttttgtcatatttgcgtttttgccatatttgcgtttttgccatattttcgtttttcccatatttgcgtttctcatatatttcgtgaaccttcgacgattcgGACtacgtcctaccaacccattctttctttttgtcaagttgtgccacaagtttatcttctcccatttttgcattttccccttatttgcgtttttccc
It encodes the following:
- the LOC126184017 gene encoding uncharacterized protein LOC126184017, with protein sequence MAKNANVSKNAKVAKNAKMAKTKKWQNRRYRKIADIAKTQIWQKRRFGKKTDLAKKQIWKNDRFGKKADLAKTQTWQKRRFGKNADLKTKYGNKLKYGNKRRYRTDADTGQTHIWDRCRYWTDADTGQTQIRDNADSGQTQIRDKRRYGTNADMAQTQIRDRRRYGTDADTGQMQIRDRRRYMTGADTGQTQIRDRRRYGIDADTGKTQIRERRTYGKDADMGKMQIWEKRKYGKTQKWEKRKYGKNTKYGRNANMAKTQIWEKRKYGNYCKNGRR